The Collinsella aerofaciens genomic interval AGGATATTGCCGTCGCGATCGATGAAGGCGATGTCGATGGGATAGGCCATAAAACACGTATGGACCGAAGAGCAGCGTGGAAACGCCATGACGAGCGGCAGGCCGTTGGCGGCAACCGGACGCCGTCCCAGCATGCCGCGCAGGCGCACGACAAACGACTCCGCCACCACAAACTCGGCCGGCGTCCAACCCAGCCTATTGAGTGCCCGCGCGTAGACGATGTA includes:
- a CDS encoding DUF192 domain-containing protein, producing the protein MASGGGHVTAVSSYIVYARALNRLGWTPAEFVVAESFVVRLRGMLGRRPVAANGLPLVMAFPRCSSVHTCFMAYPIDIAFIDRDGNILARYENVRPWRMCSCPGAWAVLERPSIIVSTPALQRVPA